In a single window of the Streptomyces cinnabarinus genome:
- a CDS encoding Mut7-C RNAse domain-containing protein: MTGPEIHLEVAPELALFVPHGRRVGVTALTTDGVSSLGHVVESLGVPLTEVGTLEVNGREVTVSYVAEAGDAVRVRAVERPQRVPGAPLCFLLDVHLGTLARRLRLLGVDTAYESTDIGDPALAARSAAERRVMLSRDRGLLRRRELFAGAYVYSTQPEDQLRDVLERFRPELRPWTRCTACNGLLKEATKEEVADQLHGGTQRSYDVFAQCRDCGRAYWKGAHHEQLVAIVERALSLRSEDR; the protein is encoded by the coding sequence GTGACCGGACCGGAGATCCACCTCGAAGTAGCCCCCGAACTGGCCCTGTTCGTCCCGCACGGACGCCGCGTGGGCGTCACCGCCCTGACCACCGACGGAGTCTCCTCCCTCGGCCATGTCGTGGAGTCCCTCGGCGTACCCCTCACCGAGGTCGGGACGCTGGAGGTCAACGGCCGCGAGGTGACCGTGTCGTACGTCGCCGAGGCGGGCGACGCGGTGCGGGTGCGGGCCGTCGAGCGGCCCCAGCGGGTGCCCGGCGCTCCCCTGTGCTTCCTGCTCGACGTCCACCTCGGCACGCTGGCGCGACGCCTGCGGCTGCTCGGGGTGGACACGGCGTACGAGTCGACGGACATCGGCGATCCGGCCCTCGCGGCGCGGTCCGCTGCGGAGCGGCGCGTCATGCTCAGCCGGGATCGGGGGTTGCTGCGGCGGCGTGAACTGTTCGCCGGGGCCTACGTCTACAGCACGCAACCGGAGGACCAACTCCGGGACGTCCTGGAGCGGTTCCGGCCTGAACTCCGGCCCTGGACCCGATGCACCGCCTGCAACGGCCTGCTGAAGGAGGCCACGAAGGAGGAGGTCGCGGATCAGCTCCACGGTGGTACGCAGAGGTCGTACGACGTGTTCGCGCAGTGCCGGGATTGTGGGCGGGCGTATTGGAAGGGCGCGCACCACGAGCAGCTTGTCGCCATCGTGGAACGCGCCCTGTCGCTCCGCTCGGAGGACCGTTGA
- a CDS encoding TetR/AcrR family transcriptional regulator, whose protein sequence is MTCMTAARTTSADHSHLGLRERKKIKTRTAIRDATYALIREQGYDATTVEQIAERAEVSPSTVFRYFPTKEDIVLTDEFDPLLMEEIRKRPADEPWMETLRHVMTKAVGVGLAEDLDVLKLRSHLMVQVPAVRSRMLETMSVTGKMLTQAIAERTGRDPESLEVRVYTMSLIGGLAEITLYWAEHDFRDDLGELLHHALDVIEHGLPPEKP, encoded by the coding sequence ATGACCTGCATGACGGCCGCACGCACCACCTCCGCCGACCACTCCCACCTGGGACTGCGGGAGCGGAAGAAGATCAAGACCCGGACGGCGATCCGGGACGCGACGTACGCACTGATCCGGGAGCAGGGCTACGACGCCACCACCGTCGAGCAGATCGCCGAGCGGGCCGAAGTGTCGCCGTCCACGGTCTTCCGCTACTTCCCGACCAAGGAGGACATCGTCCTCACCGACGAGTTCGACCCGCTGCTGATGGAGGAGATCCGCAAGCGGCCGGCCGACGAGCCGTGGATGGAGACGCTGCGGCATGTGATGACCAAGGCCGTCGGCGTCGGGCTCGCGGAGGACCTGGACGTCCTGAAGCTGCGGTCGCATCTGATGGTCCAGGTGCCCGCGGTGCGCTCCCGGATGCTGGAGACCATGTCGGTCACCGGGAAGATGCTCACCCAGGCCATCGCCGAGCGCACCGGCCGGGACCCGGAGAGCCTGGAGGTCCGCGTCTACACGATGTCCCTCATCGGCGGCCTCGCGGAGATCACCCTGTACTGGGCGGAGCACGACTTCCGCGACGACCTCGGCGAACTGCTGCACCACGCCCTGGATGTCATCGAGCACGGCCTGCCCCCGGAAAAGCCCTGA
- a CDS encoding DHA2 family efflux MFS transporter permease subunit — translation MATVTPDSRRWWALSALVASMLTLGFDMTILNVALPTMAADLGATTGQQQWMADAYVVVFAALMLPAGLLGDRFGRRRMLIAGLGVFLAGSVVGALAGDVDTVIAARAVMGVGAALVTPLALSVLPSLFAPEERTKAVGVMSAASALGLPLGPIIGGWLLDHFWWGSVFLVNVPMAALGITACLFLLPETRDPASPRVDTVSTALTATGLGALVYAIIEAPARGWADPLVLGTLTAAVLLITALVLRERRAARPMLDMTLLAHRGFLFNTLAATLVMFVLSGLLFVLPPYLQAVLGHDALGTGVRLLPMMGGLLVAARAAQPVVARFGARAVVSAGLAVLAFAALLGSRTTVESGYGFTALWLSVAGLGFGLAVVPAMDAALGTLPADRAGSGSGLLMTLRQVGGAVGIALLGSLLAGVFRDRLDATGLPAEAADTAGESVVAAHLVAERTGAADLVASANSAYVHGMGVVLLVCAVASLVAALLAAVFLTDAGADDKDTGELVPGSADARQ, via the coding sequence ATGGCTACTGTCACTCCGGACTCCCGCCGTTGGTGGGCCCTCTCCGCCCTGGTCGCGAGCATGCTGACGCTCGGCTTCGACATGACGATCCTCAATGTGGCGCTGCCGACCATGGCCGCCGACCTCGGCGCCACCACCGGTCAGCAGCAATGGATGGCGGACGCCTACGTCGTCGTCTTCGCGGCGCTGATGCTCCCCGCCGGACTGCTCGGCGACCGGTTCGGGCGCCGCCGGATGCTGATCGCCGGACTCGGGGTCTTCCTGGCCGGTTCCGTCGTCGGCGCGCTCGCCGGGGACGTGGACACGGTGATCGCCGCCCGCGCGGTCATGGGCGTCGGCGCCGCCCTGGTCACCCCGCTCGCGCTGTCCGTGCTGCCCTCGCTGTTCGCCCCCGAGGAGCGCACCAAGGCCGTCGGCGTGATGTCCGCCGCCTCCGCGCTCGGCCTGCCGCTCGGCCCGATCATCGGCGGCTGGCTGCTGGACCACTTCTGGTGGGGCTCGGTCTTCCTGGTCAACGTCCCGATGGCCGCGCTCGGCATCACCGCCTGTCTGTTCCTGCTGCCGGAGACCCGGGACCCCGCCTCGCCCAGGGTCGACACCGTCTCCACCGCCCTCACCGCGACCGGCCTCGGCGCCCTGGTCTACGCGATCATCGAGGCCCCGGCGCGCGGCTGGGCCGACCCCCTGGTGCTGGGCACGCTCACCGCGGCCGTCCTGCTGATCACCGCGCTGGTCCTGCGCGAACGGCGGGCCGCCCGCCCCATGCTCGACATGACGCTCCTCGCCCACCGCGGCTTCCTCTTCAACACGCTCGCCGCGACGCTGGTGATGTTCGTCCTGTCCGGCCTGCTGTTCGTGCTGCCGCCCTACCTCCAGGCCGTCCTCGGCCACGACGCCCTCGGCACCGGTGTGCGGCTGCTGCCGATGATGGGCGGACTGCTGGTCGCCGCGCGGGCCGCCCAGCCGGTCGTGGCCCGGTTCGGGGCGCGCGCGGTGGTGAGCGCGGGCCTGGCGGTCCTGGCCTTCGCCGCGCTGCTGGGCAGCCGTACGACGGTGGAGTCCGGCTACGGCTTCACCGCGCTGTGGCTCTCGGTCGCCGGGCTCGGGTTCGGGCTCGCGGTGGTCCCGGCCATGGACGCCGCCCTCGGCACCCTGCCCGCCGACCGGGCCGGCAGCGGTTCCGGGCTGCTGATGACGCTCCGGCAGGTCGGCGGCGCCGTCGGCATCGCCCTGCTCGGCAGTCTGCTCGCCGGGGTCTTCCGCGACCGGCTCGATGCCACCGGGCTGCCCGCGGAGGCCGCCGACACCGCCGGGGAGTCCGTGGTCGCCGCCCATCTCGTCGCCGAACGCACCGGCGCCGCCGACCTGGTGGCCTCCGCGAACAGCGCCTATGTGCACGGCATGGGCGTGGTGCTGCTGGTCTGCGCCGTCGCCTCCCTGGTGGCCGCGCTGCTGGCGGCGGTGTTCCTGACGGATGCCGGGGCCGACGACAAGGACACCGGGGAGTTGGTCCCCGGCTCGGCCGATGCCCGACAATGA
- the trhA gene encoding PAQR family membrane homeostasis protein TrhA, translating to MTASVPDAPADLPASGRGSVALSLHPVKPKLRGWLHLGMFPAVLIAGLVLTALADSSRGRMACGIYVLTACLLFGVSALYHRGNWSPRMDGILRRLDHANIFLIIAGTYTPLTLLLLPGAKGQWLLWGIWAAAAAGIVFRVFWVGAPRWLYTPCYIAMGWAAVFFLPDFMRSGGIAVLVLVIVGGLLYSAGGVIYGIKRPNPSPRWFGFHEVFHSFTLAAFVVHYVGISLVAYQHG from the coding sequence ATGACTGCGTCCGTCCCCGACGCGCCCGCGGACCTGCCGGCATCCGGCCGTGGTTCCGTCGCGCTCTCCCTGCATCCGGTCAAGCCCAAGCTCCGGGGCTGGCTGCATCTCGGCATGTTTCCGGCCGTGCTCATCGCGGGCCTGGTGCTGACCGCCCTCGCCGACTCCTCCAGAGGCCGCATGGCCTGCGGGATCTACGTCCTCACGGCCTGTCTGCTGTTCGGCGTGAGCGCGCTGTACCACCGGGGCAACTGGAGCCCGCGGATGGACGGCATCCTGCGCCGCCTCGATCACGCCAACATCTTCCTGATCATCGCGGGCACCTACACCCCGCTGACCCTGCTGCTCCTGCCGGGCGCCAAGGGGCAGTGGCTGCTGTGGGGGATCTGGGCGGCGGCGGCCGCGGGCATCGTCTTCCGGGTCTTCTGGGTCGGCGCCCCGCGCTGGCTCTACACCCCCTGCTACATCGCCATGGGCTGGGCGGCCGTCTTCTTCCTGCCCGACTTCATGCGCTCGGGCGGCATCGCGGTCCTGGTCCTGGTGATCGTCGGCGGCCTCCTCTACAGCGCGGGCGGCGTGATCTACGGCATCAAGCGCCCGAACCCCTCACCGCGCTGGTTCGGCTTCCACGAGGTGTTCCACTCCTTCACCCTGGCGGCGTTCGTCGTGCACTACGTCGGCATCTCCCTGGTGGCGTACCAGCACGGATAG